In Portunus trituberculatus isolate SZX2019 chromosome 44, ASM1759143v1, whole genome shotgun sequence, a single window of DNA contains:
- the LOC123519018 gene encoding uncharacterized protein LOC123519018 isoform X1 gives MSQEDCVSSTTDNRLMTVDATKPSQTCNRRYSEVMQEYLKRKRQRDGKIDDDTNIKPSEVLIRQADHTGPDGYSYVRWENLDNLGVLNVNAQVPVMEDCHDEDKYCSPGLSPYSPVTPESGADSFNTAKSHLSKSSSSLPTKTHVSPDGSSPELVERYFLPHNNMTSVGLDTFRPGDFHAPGGLKAPVINVYSSGGSPKMGHTKDDCGESESRSLTVQPCESASRTYVINDKCKTFGGERTSVPFWEESVQSDASLMREIAQESNEGLLSPITLDFDQDSFSSELCHCYPPEEKGVSTYTLRHTPLQSIGKDGSPTFTSQPSKRQVNNEPMSQATVTARFQKLKRLHRCGWSLIVVGVVIIFIAVLVYFILE, from the exons ATGTCCCAGGAGGATTGTGTTTCTTCTACTACCGATAACCGACTAAT GACAGTAGATGCTACAAAACCTAGTCAGACCTGCAACCGCCGCTAcagtgag GTGATGCAGGAGTACTTGAAGAGGAAGCGACAGAGAGACGGCAAGATCGACGACGACACCAATATCAAACCGTCAGAGGTTCTGATTCGCCAGGCTGACCACACTGGACCCGATGGGTATTCCTATGTCAG ATGGGAAAATCTTGACAACCTAGGGGTGCTGAACGTAAACGCACAAGTTCCAGTCATGGAAGACTGTCATGACGAGGACAAATACTGCTCGCCGGGTCTGTCTCCTTACTCCCCGGTTACACCCGAGTCTGGTGCAGACTCCTTCAATACAGCTAAGAGTCACTTGTCAAAATCCTCCAGTTCACTCCCCACAAAGACCCACGTTTCTCCAGACGGTTCGTCTCCAGAACTCGTTGAACGATACTTCTTGCCCCATAACAATATG ACTTCAGTTGGCCTTGACACCTTCCGACCTGGGGACTTCCACGCACCTGGAGGTTTAAAGGCTCCTGTCATTAATGTGTACTCGTCTGGTGGCTCTCCAAAAATGG GTCATACCAAGGATGACTGCGGCGAGAGTGAAAGTAGGTCTTTGACAGTGCAGCCTTGTGAGTCTGCCTCAAGAACGTACGTCATCAACGATAAATGTAAAACATTCGGAGGAGAAAGAACCTCCGTACCTTTTTGGGAGGAGAG TGTGCAGAGTGATGCGAGTCTAATGCGTGAGATTGCCCAAGAATCCAACGAAGGACTACTCAGCCCCATCACCCTGGACTTCGACCAGGACTCCTTCTCCTCAGAGCTGTG CCATTGCTATCCTCCCGAGGAGAAGGGCGTCTCCACCTACACTCTGAGACACACACCGCTACAGTCCATCG GGAAAGATGGGAGCCCAACCTTCACGTCGCAGCCTTCAAAACGACAAGTCAACAATGAACCTATGTCCCAAGCCACCGTCACTGCCAGGTTCCAAAAACTGAAACGATTGCACCGGTGTGGATGGAGTTTGATTGTTGTGGGAGTTGTCATTATCTTCATCGCTGTTTTGGTCTATTTCATCTTGG AGTAA
- the LOC123519018 gene encoding uncharacterized protein LOC123519018 isoform X2: MSQEDCVSSTTDNRLMTVDATKPSQTCNRRYSEVMQEYLKRKRQRDGKIDDDTNIKPSEVLIRQADHTGPDGYSYVRWENLDNLGVLNVNAQVPVMEDCHDEDKYCSPGLSPYSPVTPESGADSFNTAKSHLSKSSSSLPTKTHVSPDARRVHNIIKLQTSVGLDTFRPGDFHAPGGLKAPVINVYSSGGSPKMGHTKDDCGESESRSLTVQPCESASRTYVINDKCKTFGGERTSVPFWEESVQSDASLMREIAQESNEGLLSPITLDFDQDSFSSELCHCYPPEEKGVSTYTLRHTPLQSIGKDGSPTFTSQPSKRQVNNEPMSQATVTARFQKLKRLHRCGWSLIVVGVVIIFIAVLVYFILE; encoded by the exons ATGTCCCAGGAGGATTGTGTTTCTTCTACTACCGATAACCGACTAAT GACAGTAGATGCTACAAAACCTAGTCAGACCTGCAACCGCCGCTAcagtgag GTGATGCAGGAGTACTTGAAGAGGAAGCGACAGAGAGACGGCAAGATCGACGACGACACCAATATCAAACCGTCAGAGGTTCTGATTCGCCAGGCTGACCACACTGGACCCGATGGGTATTCCTATGTCAG ATGGGAAAATCTTGACAACCTAGGGGTGCTGAACGTAAACGCACAAGTTCCAGTCATGGAAGACTGTCATGACGAGGACAAATACTGCTCGCCGGGTCTGTCTCCTTACTCCCCGGTTACACCCGAGTCTGGTGCAGACTCCTTCAATACAGCTAAGAGTCACTTGTCAAAATCCTCCAGTTCACTCCCCACAAAGACCCACGTTTCTCCAGACG cgCGACGTGTTCATAATATTATTAAGTTACAGACTTCAGTTGGCCTTGACACCTTCCGACCTGGGGACTTCCACGCACCTGGAGGTTTAAAGGCTCCTGTCATTAATGTGTACTCGTCTGGTGGCTCTCCAAAAATGG GTCATACCAAGGATGACTGCGGCGAGAGTGAAAGTAGGTCTTTGACAGTGCAGCCTTGTGAGTCTGCCTCAAGAACGTACGTCATCAACGATAAATGTAAAACATTCGGAGGAGAAAGAACCTCCGTACCTTTTTGGGAGGAGAG TGTGCAGAGTGATGCGAGTCTAATGCGTGAGATTGCCCAAGAATCCAACGAAGGACTACTCAGCCCCATCACCCTGGACTTCGACCAGGACTCCTTCTCCTCAGAGCTGTG CCATTGCTATCCTCCCGAGGAGAAGGGCGTCTCCACCTACACTCTGAGACACACACCGCTACAGTCCATCG GGAAAGATGGGAGCCCAACCTTCACGTCGCAGCCTTCAAAACGACAAGTCAACAATGAACCTATGTCCCAAGCCACCGTCACTGCCAGGTTCCAAAAACTGAAACGATTGCACCGGTGTGGATGGAGTTTGATTGTTGTGGGAGTTGTCATTATCTTCATCGCTGTTTTGGTCTATTTCATCTTGG AGTAA
- the LOC123519018 gene encoding uncharacterized protein LOC123519018 isoform X3, giving the protein MSQEDCVSSTTDNRLMTVDATKPSQTCNRRYSEVMQEYLKRKRQRDGKIDDDTNIKPSEVLIRQADHTGPDGYSYVRWENLDNLGVLNVNAQVPVMEDCHDEDKYCSPGLSPYSPVTPESGADSFNTAKSHLSKSSSSLPTKTHVSPDGHTKDDCGESESRSLTVQPCESASRTYVINDKCKTFGGERTSVPFWEESVQSDASLMREIAQESNEGLLSPITLDFDQDSFSSELCHCYPPEEKGVSTYTLRHTPLQSIGKDGSPTFTSQPSKRQVNNEPMSQATVTARFQKLKRLHRCGWSLIVVGVVIIFIAVLVYFILE; this is encoded by the exons ATGTCCCAGGAGGATTGTGTTTCTTCTACTACCGATAACCGACTAAT GACAGTAGATGCTACAAAACCTAGTCAGACCTGCAACCGCCGCTAcagtgag GTGATGCAGGAGTACTTGAAGAGGAAGCGACAGAGAGACGGCAAGATCGACGACGACACCAATATCAAACCGTCAGAGGTTCTGATTCGCCAGGCTGACCACACTGGACCCGATGGGTATTCCTATGTCAG ATGGGAAAATCTTGACAACCTAGGGGTGCTGAACGTAAACGCACAAGTTCCAGTCATGGAAGACTGTCATGACGAGGACAAATACTGCTCGCCGGGTCTGTCTCCTTACTCCCCGGTTACACCCGAGTCTGGTGCAGACTCCTTCAATACAGCTAAGAGTCACTTGTCAAAATCCTCCAGTTCACTCCCCACAAAGACCCACGTTTCTCCAGACG GTCATACCAAGGATGACTGCGGCGAGAGTGAAAGTAGGTCTTTGACAGTGCAGCCTTGTGAGTCTGCCTCAAGAACGTACGTCATCAACGATAAATGTAAAACATTCGGAGGAGAAAGAACCTCCGTACCTTTTTGGGAGGAGAG TGTGCAGAGTGATGCGAGTCTAATGCGTGAGATTGCCCAAGAATCCAACGAAGGACTACTCAGCCCCATCACCCTGGACTTCGACCAGGACTCCTTCTCCTCAGAGCTGTG CCATTGCTATCCTCCCGAGGAGAAGGGCGTCTCCACCTACACTCTGAGACACACACCGCTACAGTCCATCG GGAAAGATGGGAGCCCAACCTTCACGTCGCAGCCTTCAAAACGACAAGTCAACAATGAACCTATGTCCCAAGCCACCGTCACTGCCAGGTTCCAAAAACTGAAACGATTGCACCGGTGTGGATGGAGTTTGATTGTTGTGGGAGTTGTCATTATCTTCATCGCTGTTTTGGTCTATTTCATCTTGG AGTAA